One window of Nitrospirota bacterium genomic DNA carries:
- the queC gene encoding 7-cyano-7-deazaguanine synthase QueC, translating to MTRELAIVLVSGGMDSCVTAAIANEQYRLALLHVNYGQRTEARELRAFSEIADFYQAEKRLSVSLEHLKVIGGSSLTDESIPVPEALPPNPNAEPPASSIPTTYVPFRNAHLLSIAVSWAEVIGAKAIFIGAVEEDSSGYPDCREVFYQAFNRVIETGTKPETMIRIVTPLIHLRKSAIVRRGVELNAPLHLTWSCYQNSNKACGRCESCALRLQGFHDAGVKDPIPYES from the coding sequence ATGACACGGGAACTTGCCATTGTCCTGGTGAGCGGAGGCATGGACAGCTGCGTCACCGCAGCCATCGCGAACGAACAATACCGTCTGGCGCTGCTGCACGTCAATTACGGCCAGCGGACCGAGGCCCGCGAACTCCGCGCTTTCAGCGAGATCGCCGATTTCTACCAAGCCGAGAAGAGGCTGTCCGTCAGCCTGGAGCATCTCAAGGTCATCGGCGGCTCAAGCCTCACCGATGAAAGCATACCGGTCCCCGAAGCCCTTCCCCCGAATCCGAACGCCGAGCCCCCTGCTTCTTCTATTCCCACGACCTACGTCCCCTTCCGGAACGCCCATCTTCTTTCGATCGCGGTGTCCTGGGCCGAGGTGATCGGCGCGAAGGCGATATTCATCGGTGCCGTGGAAGAGGACAGCTCCGGATACCCGGACTGCCGGGAGGTCTTTTACCAGGCCTTCAACCGCGTGATCGAGACGGGAACGAAGCCGGAGACCATGATCAGGATCGTCACCCCCCTCATTCATCTCAGGAAATCGGCCATTGTCAGGCGCGGCGTCGAGCTCAACGCTCCGCTCCACCTCACCTGGAGCTGCTACCAGAACAGCAACAAGGCCTGCGGCCGGTGCGAAAGCTGCGCCCTGCGCCTGCAAGGCTTCCATGATGCCGGCGTGAAAGACCCCATCCCCTATGAGAGTTGA